TGCCGGTTCTGCCGGTACTTTCTTGCAGTTCTGAGCAATTTTAAGCAGCTCTTGACTTCTTGCCCCACTGGTCTGTGCCGCCAGCCTTTCCGCAAGCTCCGCAAAACGATGGGCAAAATAAATGGCTGCATTTGCCGTGATGATCACTGCTTCCAGAAAGTTTCTTTTTTTAATAAAATCCGGGCAATTTTTATCTGAATTTTCCAGCTCCTCTGTTGCTTCCCTGATAATGCCGTTAAATCCGACCTTTAATACCTTTTCATAATCTACTCCGATATGGCCTACGCCGTTAAAATAATAATTTCCCACTGTGAACACATTGTGTTCAATGGCCGTTCTTGTCTCGGGATACATATATTGAGTGGCCAGCTCATTTACTGTTTTTCCATCCCAGTAAACAAAAGCTTCTCTCAGCTTTTCCTTTGATTCCTGGCTGATTTCAAACACATCTCCTTTTCGGAGCGCCAAGGTTTCAAATTCATCCAGCAGCCATTTATACGAATATTCAGGAAAGACCTGAGTGGAGAAAGGGGCTTTCGTCAGATTTCCTACCACCAGCTCGTTGTCTCTGATTACAATAGGCAGATTATGCAATACATGCTCTAAAGCCTTTGCTTTTCTTAAAATGGTAGGCAGATTCTCCGTCATGCGAAAGGATTCTGTTACTAAAACCGCTCTCTCCCATTCGACCTGAGGTTTTCCTTTGAATAATTCATCTACCAGCCCCTGAATTCTTGGGCTAACACTAACATTGGATATATCTAAGTTCCTATTCATCCTTTACCTCCATATTATCTGTTAAATAAAATGTTTCGCTATAACTTTTTTATAAAAAGCACCTGCAATCAGGCCACCCAAAATGGTCGCAAATATCGGCACGATCAATCCGTAGTACTGTTCTCCCAACGCACTGCTTCCCCAGCCGCTTAGAAGCAAAAATATACGCGGTCCTAAATCCCTTGCCGGATTCATGGCAAAGCCGGTCAGCGGCCCCAATGCAATCCCGGCGAACGTGACGCTTGCACCAATGGCAACCGCCGGAAGACCAGCCGCAGGAGCTGAACCATTGCTTGTATCGGTAACAGCAAAGATGACCAGCACCAACACAAACGTTAAAAACATCTCATTCATAAAAGCAGTCAGCATACTGACCGATGCTCCTGCCTGTGTAACAAATATACCGCCGCATCCCAAGCCTTCCGTCATGCCTCTTACTACTCCGTTTGCACTTTCATAGGACACGATATTTGCCCTGAACAGAAAATATATTAATGCTGCTGCGGTTATTCCCCCCAGCACCTGAGCGGCTATGTACGGAATGATCTTTCTTTTTTCAAATCCGCCGAATGCGGCCAAAGCGATGGTCACCGCTGGATTTAAATGAGCACCGCTTATACCGCCTACTATATAAATAGCTAATGTGATCGCTACCCCCCAACAGGCAGCCATCCACGGATAATTGATGTCGCTTAATCCGAGGACCAAAACGGCTACAGAGCCAATCCCTATAGTCAGAAAGAAAAATGTACCGAACCATTCAGCCAGGCACTGAGCTGCTAAAGAATCTTTTTTCATCTGGTACGCCCTCCGTTACCATGCCGGCGAGGTGGTAGATAACGGATTCTGCCCCATCCCTCTCAGCACGCTCAGGCCTGCTTCTCTGGCCTGTAGAACCGCCTGCTTGACAGCACCTGCATCCCCGGTAAAGGTAATGATAATTTCACTGGAATAACAGGTTCCGGAAGAAGGGCTTGCATAAGTTACAATGTCTACATTTGCGGTTTTAAGTGCCACATCTGCCATCAGCATTCCTACAGCCGGAGGTGCTCCTACGGTAATACCAAAGGCTTTTCCTATTGGAGCCCCCCAGGCTTTTTCCAAAGCAAAGCTTGCTCTTGCCGTATAGTGCAGCTCAATATGCCCGGCGTCACACCCATATACGTTTCCAAAGTTCTCATCCAACTCGTCAAGCATGACCTCCACAGCCCGTCTGGAATCTGAAACGTCTTCTGAAGCAAAGATAATTGTACTTCCGTGTCCTGCACCGCCCTTTGTATCTCTTGCAAATTCTACGGACGCTATAATGGTATTTGTCGCCTTGACAGCGGTATCCGCAGACATTACATGGGGAGCCCCTCCGGTTCTGGAGCTTACAATACCAATAGACCGATATTTCGGATCCAGATTGATCTTTTCACGCAGGCTGGCATCTAAATTAGCAATAACCAGTCCAACGGTATCGCCGATTCCTGCCCCTACAAATTCCGGCAGTTCACATTGATTTGAAGCTTCCGAAGGACCGACAGCCTTTTCATCTCTGCCGCCCGCGTCTTCTACCGCTTCCATAATCTTTTTTAAAAGATCTCCTTCCATATTTTCTACCTCCATCCTATTTTTACTGGTAAATCATCTACAATTTAGCCTTAGTTTACTCTTATGAGGAAAGACTTTATTTCATAAAATCCACTAATAATAGAAATAATACCACTTAGGAAATAGTATTTTTTCCACCTCAAAATTTTCCAAATCACTGAATATTCCTTGTTTTTAAGCATTTTCAAAAAATACATAAAAGGAAAATTTACAATTGTAAATACCTGTTTACTTGTTATATGATAACAATATAACAATGTTTAAAACGATCAGCAGATAGAAGAGGTACTTATATGCAAGATTTCATCGGTAAGTCTCTGGAGGATATTCTGGATAAGGACGAATTTATGGCTGTTCAGGATGAGCTGTCCAATTTACTGCAATTTTCGGTCATCACGGTAAATACAGAAGGCGTTCCCATCGGCCATTGGAATAACTTTACAGATTTTTGTCATTTGATCCGCAGTTCGGAAAAAGGATATGAAAAATGTGTGGAATGTGATCGGAAGGCAAGCCGTAAAGCCATAGAGCTAGGTGTTCCTCAGAGCTATATATGTCACTGCGGGCTCCGGGACTGTGCGGCTCCCATTATTGTGGAAGGTCAATATTTAGGAAGTGTATTGGGCGGGCAGGTGCTTACATCAGAAGAGGAAAGAAGTAAAATTGATGTGGACAGGCTATCTGAGCAGTTTGATATTCCCAAACGGGATCTAAAAAAATGCATAGCAAAACTGGAGGTTGTTTCCGAAGAATACTTACAGCGCTGTGTAAAATTCTATAGCTTTATGGGAACTTATCTGGCAGAAATCATCATAAAAAAAGTCACGCAGGAATCGTTAGCTCAAGAAACCAGTGAAAATTTTAAGTTGCTTCAATTAATTAAAGAGCAGGAGCTCAAACGTATGAAGGCTCAAATGAATCCGCATTTTCTATTCAATGCGCTGAATTCTATTGCCAGGATGGCCTTGCTTGAGGATGCCCCAAAGGCAGAACAGCTCATATACGAGCTGTCTGACTATCTGAAATATACGATAAAAAATGTAGAAGAGCTGCCCTCTATTAAGCTGGAGCTGGATAACCTGATGCATTATATTGCTATCCAAAAGACCCGATTTGGCGACCGTATTTCCTTTTTTATTGATATAGATCCGCATATTCTCGACTATAAGATTCCTTCCATGACGCTGCAGCCCATTGTGGAAAATGCCATCATCCACGGAGTGGAGCTGTTAAAGGAAGGGGGAAAAATTACAGTCAAAGGGGAAAAGAACCCAGAAGATTCCACCATTTGTTTTTCTATCATAGATAATGGCGTCGGTTTTCCGGAACATATTTTAGAACTGTTTAAAAGCAACTGCCATATAAACGGAGATACCCTGGGCTTAGGCTTGTTAAATACACACGCACGAATCCAGTACGAATTTGGTTCAGAATATGGGGTGACGATTGAAAGTGAGCCTCTGATCTCAAATTGTGTCACCATTAAGCTTCCCTGTATAAAGTAATTCCCATCATACGCAGGAACTCTGCCGCCGTGCTGAAACAACGGATAAACTATTAAAGGATGGTATACGCGATGTATAAATTGTTAATTGCAGAAGATGAAGAATTAGAAAGAATGGCATTAAAGAAAATTATTGAACGTAACTTTTCCAATATTAATGTCATTAAGCCCGCAAAAAACGGAGAAGAAGCTGTGAACTTTGCCCGTATTCACATGCCGGATATTCTTTTGATCGATATTCGTATGCCGGTGAAAAACGGCATTGAAGCACATAAACAGATTATTAAATTTCATCCCGCTATAAAGACCATCATTATTACTGCGCACAGTGAATTTGTGTATGCTCAAGAAGCCATTAAATACAACGTGTATGACTTTTTGTTAAAGCCGGTCTCTCCTGATGTTATATGCAGTTGTATCCAATCTATCCTTTCTTCTGCGGAAGAGGCGGCGGCTTCTGCTCATACCACAGAAACACCTTTCAGCCAGGAGGTCATTACCCAATGTCTCAAAATCATTGAATTAAATTATCTGAATGACCTGACCTTATCCAGTATCGCCAAGCAAGTGCATCTAAGCGAAAAGTATTTCAGCCGATATTTTAAAATGAAGACCGGGTATACCTTCACGCAGTATATTCAGATACTGAAAATAAACCGTGCAAAGACTTTATTGCTGGACACGAATATACCAATTTTTCGTATTGCTATGGACTTAAAATTTTCGGATTCCGCTTATTT
This region of Aminipila luticellarii genomic DNA includes:
- the pduB gene encoding propanediol utilization microcompartment protein PduB, with the translated sequence MEGDLLKKIMEAVEDAGGRDEKAVGPSEASNQCELPEFVGAGIGDTVGLVIANLDASLREKINLDPKYRSIGIVSSRTGGAPHVMSADTAVKATNTIIASVEFARDTKGGAGHGSTIIFASEDVSDSRRAVEVMLDELDENFGNVYGCDAGHIELHYTARASFALEKAWGAPIGKAFGITVGAPPAVGMLMADVALKTANVDIVTYASPSSGTCYSSEIIITFTGDAGAVKQAVLQAREAGLSVLRGMGQNPLSTTSPAW
- a CDS encoding MIP/aquaporin family protein, which gives rise to MKKDSLAAQCLAEWFGTFFFLTIGIGSVAVLVLGLSDINYPWMAACWGVAITLAIYIVGGISGAHLNPAVTIALAAFGGFEKRKIIPYIAAQVLGGITAAALIYFLFRANIVSYESANGVVRGMTEGLGCGGIFVTQAGASVSMLTAFMNEMFLTFVLVLVIFAVTDTSNGSAPAAGLPAVAIGASVTFAGIALGPLTGFAMNPARDLGPRIFLLLSGWGSSALGEQYYGLIVPIFATILGGLIAGAFYKKVIAKHFI
- a CDS encoding response regulator transcription factor; the protein is MYKLLIAEDEELERMALKKIIERNFSNINVIKPAKNGEEAVNFARIHMPDILLIDIRMPVKNGIEAHKQIIKFHPAIKTIIITAHSEFVYAQEAIKYNVYDFLLKPVSPDVICSCIQSILSSAEEAAASAHTTETPFSQEVITQCLKIIELNYLNDLTLSSIAKQVHLSEKYFSRYFKMKTGYTFTQYIQILKINRAKTLLLDTNIPIFRIAMDLKFSDSAYFTKVFFKHEGLTPSQYRQQFAKN
- a CDS encoding sensor histidine kinase, whose translation is MQDFIGKSLEDILDKDEFMAVQDELSNLLQFSVITVNTEGVPIGHWNNFTDFCHLIRSSEKGYEKCVECDRKASRKAIELGVPQSYICHCGLRDCAAPIIVEGQYLGSVLGGQVLTSEEERSKIDVDRLSEQFDIPKRDLKKCIAKLEVVSEEYLQRCVKFYSFMGTYLAEIIIKKVTQESLAQETSENFKLLQLIKEQELKRMKAQMNPHFLFNALNSIARMALLEDAPKAEQLIYELSDYLKYTIKNVEELPSIKLELDNLMHYIAIQKTRFGDRISFFIDIDPHILDYKIPSMTLQPIVENAIIHGVELLKEGGKITVKGEKNPEDSTICFSIIDNGVGFPEHILELFKSNCHINGDTLGLGLLNTHARIQYEFGSEYGVTIESEPLISNCVTIKLPCIK